The following coding sequences are from one Gossypium raimondii isolate GPD5lz chromosome 4, ASM2569854v1, whole genome shotgun sequence window:
- the LOC105779641 gene encoding glutathione S-transferase U17 → MATNEVKVLGSWPSPYAMRPRIALNLKSLTYEYIEEKLWEGKSELLLQSNPVYKKIPVLIHGDNKPICESLIIVQYIDEAWSSGPSILPSDPCERAVARFWAAYLDDKWFPAVKSIGVAKGEEAKKAAIAQVEEGLALMEEAYDKCSKGKGYFGGDEVGYLDIAFGSFLGWLRVTEKFNAMKLLDEGKTPGLVKWADRFCSHAAVKDVMPDTDKLAEFGKFVIAKIRAAGAAAEMH, encoded by the exons ATGGCAACGAATGAAGTCAAAGTTTTGGGTTCCTGGCCGAGTCCATATGCGATGAGGCCAAGGATTGCCCTTAACCTCAAATCCCTCACTTACGAATACATTGAAGAGAAGTTATGGGAAGGCAAAAGCGAGCTTCTTCTCCAATCAAACCCTGTTTACAAGAAAATCCCAGTCCTCATTCACGGCGATAACAAGCCAATCTGCGAATCTCTCATCATCGTACAATACATCGACGAGGCTTGGTCTTCCGGTCCTTCTATTCTTCCTTCTGATCCCTGTGAACGTGCTGTCGCTCGGTTTTGGGCTGCATATCTTGACGACAAG TGGTTCCCAGCGGTGAAAAGTATAGGAGTCGCTAAAGGAGAGGAAGCAAAGAAAGCAGCAATAGCGCAAGTGGAAGAAGGGTTGGCTTTGATGGAAGAAGCATACGACAAGTGCAGCAAAGGGAAGGGCTACTTTGGTGGGGATGAAGTTGGGTACCTTGATATAGCTTTTGGGAGCTTCTTGGGATGGCTTAGAGTGACGGAGAAGTTCAATGCGATGAAGCTGCTGGACGAGGGGAAGACGCCTGGTCTGGTAAAATGGGCGGACAGGTTCTGTTCCCATGCCGCTGTGAAGGATGTTATGCCTGATACTGACAAGCTTGCGGAGTTTGGTAAGTTTGTTATTGCCAAAATAAGAGCCGCTGGCGCTGCTGCTGAAATGCATTAG